A single genomic interval of Chryseobacterium paludis harbors:
- a CDS encoding efflux RND transporter periplasmic adaptor subunit: MKKTLIYIIVAAVLIGLAAYKIAGNKEKQTQEVKEVAKQVDKINVNVVTVKRENIDTDYSANGTFLPKQEMNQASEIAGRIVSVLVKEGSRVSAGQTLATIKRDAIEVDVTQAQNNLQNAIIDNQRYENAYKTGGVTKQQLDNSRLQLKNMQAAVKAQGVRVNDTSIRAGISGTVNKKMVEPGSVVAIGNSMFEIVNINSLKLSVLVDESQIGRIQLGQEVPINVNVLPEGSFSGRITFIAPKSDASLNFPVEIEIQNNGQLKAGMYATAIFKTNHGAETQNMLTVPSEAFVNGVSSGQLFVVQNGTAKLIKVTIGKVYGDKVQVLSGLTDGQQVITSGQINLDNGSKINIVK, translated from the coding sequence ATGAAAAAAACTTTAATATATATCATCGTAGCAGCCGTACTTATAGGTTTAGCGGCATATAAGATTGCAGGAAACAAGGAAAAACAGACGCAGGAAGTTAAAGAAGTTGCAAAACAGGTTGACAAGATCAATGTGAATGTTGTTACTGTAAAAAGAGAAAATATAGATACAGATTATTCTGCTAACGGTACTTTTTTACCAAAGCAGGAAATGAATCAGGCTTCTGAAATTGCCGGACGTATCGTGAGTGTTTTGGTAAAAGAAGGTTCAAGAGTTTCTGCTGGTCAGACTTTAGCAACTATTAAAAGAGATGCTATCGAAGTTGATGTAACACAGGCTCAGAACAACTTACAAAATGCCATTATAGATAACCAACGTTATGAAAATGCATACAAGACTGGTGGGGTTACCAAGCAACAATTGGATAACTCAAGATTACAGTTAAAAAATATGCAGGCTGCTGTAAAAGCTCAGGGAGTAAGAGTAAATGATACAAGCATCCGTGCAGGTATCAGTGGTACCGTTAACAAAAAAATGGTTGAACCGGGAAGTGTTGTTGCAATAGGAAATTCAATGTTTGAAATTGTTAATATCAACAGCTTAAAACTTTCTGTATTAGTGGACGAAAGCCAGATTGGGAGAATTCAATTGGGTCAGGAGGTTCCAATTAACGTAAATGTTTTACCAGAAGGTTCTTTCAGTGGAAGAATTACATTTATTGCTCCTAAGAGTGATGCTTCTTTAAATTTCCCGGTTGAAATTGAGATTCAAAATAACGGACAACTGAAAGCAGGTATGTATGCTACAGCCATATTTAAAACCAATCACGGAGCTGAAACTCAAAATATGTTAACTGTTCCTTCAGAAGCATTCGTAAATGGAGTAAGTTCAGGTCAGTTATTTGTTGTTCAAAACGGAACTGCCAAACTGATCAAAGTAACGATTGGAAAAGTATACGGAGATAAAGTACAGGTATTATCTGGTCTTACTGATGGACAACAGGTAATTACCAGTGGACAGATCAACTTGGATAACGGGTCAAAAATCAATATTGTAAAGTAG